One window from the genome of Pseudomonadota bacterium encodes:
- the argS gene encoding arginine--tRNA ligase → MKNLIREQVAVALKQLDLGDADGHLAKRGVRFERTRDARHGDFSVNVALVIAKDLGVTPCALAERIASALPGSPSIDRVEVAGAGFLNFYIQPHYWLGIIQQVLAAGDAFGRNSTGAGAKIQVEFVSANPTGPLHIGHGRGAAYGAVIANLLEANAYALQREYYVNDSGRQMDILALSVWLRYLEVCGEAEDFPPSAYQGTYVIEIARALWREIQAGCQYPISAVYDGLAGLDGDALLDALIARVKSLLGPARYRRVFECGLNSVLAGIRADLTEFGVRYDQWFSERSLAETQAVERAIAKLRSLGRTYTKDGALWFNAAAFGDEKDRVLVRENGQTTYFASDVAYHTNKFERGFDRVINIWGADHHGYVPRVKAALAALGDDSDRLEVLLVQFATLYRGEERVQMSTRSGEFVTLRELVDEVGRDAARFFYVTRRCEQHLEFDLDLAKSQSADNPVYYIQYAHARIASVFRQLAEQGWAWDRKGGENAVAVLTEAHEQGLIGAISRYPEIIEAAAREREPHQLAQYLRELANAFHGYYSAHLFLVEDESLRNARLNLIAATQQVIRNGLAILGVSAPESM, encoded by the coding sequence TTGAAGAACCTCATCAGAGAACAGGTGGCCGTGGCGCTCAAGCAATTGGATCTGGGCGATGCCGACGGCCATTTGGCGAAGCGCGGTGTGCGCTTTGAACGCACCCGCGATGCCCGGCATGGAGACTTCAGCGTCAATGTGGCGCTCGTAATTGCTAAGGATCTCGGTGTGACGCCGTGTGCCCTGGCGGAACGGATCGCATCGGCCCTCCCCGGATCTCCCAGCATCGATCGCGTCGAGGTGGCTGGCGCAGGCTTCCTCAATTTCTATATCCAGCCCCACTATTGGCTTGGGATTATTCAGCAAGTACTCGCGGCGGGCGATGCCTTCGGGCGTAACAGCACGGGCGCCGGGGCGAAGATCCAAGTCGAGTTCGTTTCCGCCAATCCGACCGGCCCGCTGCACATCGGACATGGCCGGGGCGCGGCCTATGGCGCGGTGATCGCCAATCTGCTCGAGGCTAATGCTTATGCGCTGCAGAGGGAATATTATGTCAACGATTCCGGCCGGCAGATGGACATCTTGGCGCTCAGCGTGTGGCTACGGTATCTTGAGGTTTGCGGGGAAGCGGAGGATTTTCCCCCAAGCGCGTACCAGGGCACCTATGTCATCGAGATCGCCCGCGCACTTTGGCGGGAGATCCAGGCTGGTTGCCAATACCCTATTAGCGCCGTGTACGATGGACTGGCTGGGCTGGACGGCGACGCGCTGCTCGATGCCCTCATCGCGCGCGTCAAATCGCTCTTGGGCCCGGCCAGGTATCGCCGGGTGTTCGAGTGCGGATTGAATAGCGTGCTTGCCGGCATTCGCGCCGATCTCACCGAGTTCGGCGTACGCTACGACCAATGGTTCTCCGAGCGCTCACTGGCGGAGACCCAAGCCGTCGAGCGGGCGATTGCCAAGCTCCGGTCGCTGGGACGAACCTATACCAAGGACGGTGCGCTTTGGTTCAATGCGGCGGCCTTCGGAGATGAGAAAGACCGCGTCTTGGTGCGCGAGAATGGCCAGACGACCTATTTTGCCTCCGACGTGGCGTATCACACAAACAAATTCGAACGCGGATTCGATCGCGTTATCAATATTTGGGGCGCCGATCATCACGGTTACGTGCCGCGGGTGAAGGCGGCCCTCGCGGCGCTTGGGGATGATTCGGATCGCTTGGAGGTATTACTGGTGCAATTCGCGACGCTCTATCGGGGTGAAGAACGCGTGCAGATGTCAACCCGCTCGGGCGAGTTCGTCACGCTCCGGGAGCTTGTCGATGAGGTCGGCCGGGACGCGGCGCGTTTCTTTTACGTGACACGGCGTTGCGAGCAGCATCTTGAGTTCGATCTCGATCTCGCCAAGTCACAGTCGGCCGATAACCCCGTGTATTATATCCAGTATGCTCACGCGCGCATTGCGAGCGTCTTCCGGCAACTGGCCGAGCAAGGATGGGCGTGGGACCGGAAGGGTGGCGAGAACGCGGTAGCGGTTTTAACTGAAGCGCACGAGCAGGGTTTGATCGGCGCCATATCACGTTATCCGGAGATCATTGAAGCGGCGGCGCGGGAGCGTGAACCGCATCAACTGGCTCAGTACCTGCGGGAGCTGGCGAACGCGTTCCACGGCTATTACAGCGCACACCTGTTCCTCGTCGAGGACGAGTCGCTACGTAACGCGCGCTTAAACCTCATCGCGGCAACCCAGCAGGTAATCCGCAACGGCCTTGCGATCCTCGGGGTGTCGGCTCCGGAGTCGATGTGA
- a CDS encoding pilus assembly protein PilM produces MTILGRKNTLLLGIDISSTSVKLLEIGGSKGHYRVESYAVEPLQSNSVSERNTADVQLVGEAIGRAVKKSGTRTKAAACAVSGTAVITKVISMPSQLTEDDMENQIRVEADQYIPYPLEEVSLDFEVLGPSETEPDKVDVLLAASRSDNVEVRVAALEMGGLAAKVVDVEAFALENAVGHVLRKGGAGLEQGDTVAVVDIGATTTILSVLRDLKIIYTREQLFGGKQLTEEIQRRYGLSYDEAGHAKRQGGLPENYIGEVLEPFKETMALEVNRALQFFYSSSQVGTVDQVILAGGCASIPGITDLIAAKCGTTVTVANPFTGMPVSPRIKEQALVNDAPALMTSFGLALRSFD; encoded by the coding sequence ATGACTATTCTTGGTCGCAAAAATACGCTGCTGCTGGGTATCGATATCAGTTCCACCTCGGTGAAGTTGCTGGAAATCGGGGGTAGCAAAGGCCATTACCGGGTTGAAAGCTACGCCGTCGAACCGTTGCAGTCTAATTCTGTCTCGGAACGAAATACAGCGGATGTTCAACTTGTCGGTGAGGCGATCGGGCGCGCGGTGAAAAAGTCCGGAACGCGGACCAAAGCGGCGGCCTGTGCGGTCTCGGGAACCGCCGTGATCACCAAGGTCATTTCCATGCCCTCTCAACTGACCGAAGATGACATGGAAAACCAGATCCGGGTGGAAGCCGATCAATACATTCCCTATCCGCTCGAAGAGGTCAGTCTTGATTTCGAGGTGCTGGGTCCCTCGGAAACCGAACCGGATAAAGTCGATGTCTTGCTCGCCGCATCGAGAAGCGACAACGTGGAGGTGCGCGTCGCGGCGCTGGAGATGGGCGGCCTGGCAGCAAAAGTCGTCGATGTCGAGGCGTTCGCGCTCGAGAATGCTGTGGGCCATGTCCTGCGCAAGGGCGGCGCGGGGTTAGAACAAGGAGATACAGTTGCGGTAGTTGACATCGGGGCGACCACGACGATTTTGAGCGTGTTGCGGGATCTCAAGATCATTTATACACGGGAACAGTTGTTTGGAGGGAAGCAGCTCACGGAAGAAATTCAGCGCCGCTACGGCCTGTCCTATGACGAGGCCGGCCATGCGAAGCGCCAAGGTGGATTACCGGAGAATTACATCGGGGAAGTGCTCGAGCCCTTTAAGGAAACGATGGCGCTGGAAGTAAACCGGGCGTTACAGTTCTTCTATTCGTCGAGCCAAGTGGGAACCGTCGATCAGGTGATATTGGCGGGAGGCTGCGCCTCGATTCCCGGGATCACCGACCTCATCGCCGCGAAGTGCGGAACCACCGTCACGGTGGCGAACCCTTTTACCGGCATGCCGGTCTCTCCAAGGATCAAGGAGCAAGCCCTCGTCAATGACGCCCCGGCGTTGATGACTTCCTTCGGTTTAGCGTTACGGAGTTTCGATTAA
- a CDS encoding pilus assembly protein PilP, with translation MSHQKHFFHYTMRGALVATALLLSGCGSDDLSDLQAYVAEVLSRKGGTIDPLPEIKPYERYLYQSGEADARDPFEPFFEMKRGANIERNVSDAQRKYIEEIETHNPEELEDFELDGLRMVGTLQNSADLWGVVLDQEGTVHRVKVGNYMGKNFGRIINIAEDRIEVREIIGDGQGSWEERAASLALLGEEE, from the coding sequence ATGAGCCACCAGAAACATTTTTTCCACTACACCATGCGCGGGGCGCTGGTCGCCACCGCCCTCCTCCTGAGCGGGTGCGGTTCCGATGACCTAAGTGATCTGCAAGCTTACGTCGCCGAGGTCCTGAGCCGCAAGGGGGGCACCATCGACCCTCTTCCGGAGATCAAGCCCTATGAGCGCTACCTGTACCAATCTGGGGAGGCCGACGCAAGAGATCCGTTTGAACCGTTCTTTGAGATGAAACGCGGCGCCAACATTGAAAGAAACGTGTCCGACGCGCAAAGAAAATACATCGAAGAAATTGAAACCCATAATCCCGAGGAGCTCGAAGACTTCGAGCTAGACGGCCTACGCATGGTTGGAACCCTTCAGAACAGCGCTGATTTGTGGGGGGTCGTGCTCGACCAAGAGGGCACGGTCCATCGCGTGAAGGTAGGGAATTACATGGGTAAAAACTTCGGTAGAATCATCAACATCGCCGAAGATAGAATCGAAGTACGCGAGATCATCGGCGATGGGCAGGGCAGCTGGGAGGAACGCGCCGCGTCACTGGCGCTTTTAGGCGAAGAAGAATAG
- a CDS encoding primosomal protein N': MPGQILRIAVPVPVDQVFDYLPPSGVDLAALQPGMRLRVPFGRRSAVGMLLALGAESILDDLRRATALLDSAPVLSVRHLRLLEWASRYYRHPIGEVIFASLPLLLRQDRPRRPKTLDLRWRLTPEGAAIDPDSLRRSPAQATLMRTLRRQPEQELPPASLASAVSWRRALRALVAKGWVAQEPASLATVRPAPAAKPPPLNGAQAAAVEQLCAGLSRFGVFLLDGVTGSGKTEVYLRVIEEVLRRGSQALVLVPEIGLTEQTLLRFRDRFAAPLAVLHSGRASGARLDEWRQAGEGRAPIVIGTRSAVWAPLARPGVIIVDEEHDLSFKQQEGFRYSARDIAVIRGQRDNIPVILGSATPSLESVFNVHRGKYRHLRLRTRAGTATPPTYEVVDLRAAQMREGFSEPLLTRMREHLDRRQQVLLFVNRRGYAPLILCHQCGWTAWCECCDARLIYHQTANRLECHFCGALSELHAACNRCGSGNLLKLGYGTERVVEAVNRTFPDARVLRIDRDITRRQTAWQDALRQIRDGQADVLVGTQLLSKGHHFPGVTLVAVVDGDSRLFGVDFRSHERFAQQLIQVAGRAGRADEPGTVVIQTHHPAHPLLQVLVGQGYGAFAALALKERAEARLPPYQAMALIRAESERPEKVRAFLNEAREMALDLIANEAELLGPVPAPMERLAGRYRWQLVLQTRHRGRLQRLLDKWLPGIRRLRAGRAVRWSIDVDPQETL; the protein is encoded by the coding sequence GTGCCGGGCCAGATCTTAAGAATTGCCGTTCCCGTGCCGGTCGATCAGGTTTTCGACTACCTACCGCCCTCCGGGGTAGATCTTGCGGCGTTACAACCGGGCATGAGACTGCGGGTGCCCTTCGGCCGCAGGTCTGCCGTCGGTATGCTGTTGGCCCTTGGGGCCGAAAGTATTTTGGATGATCTCCGGCGCGCCACCGCATTGCTCGACTCCGCCCCGGTGCTGAGCGTACGGCATTTACGTTTGCTCGAATGGGCGAGCCGCTATTATCGCCATCCGATTGGAGAGGTGATTTTCGCTTCCTTACCTCTGCTGCTGCGTCAGGATCGTCCGCGCAGGCCAAAGACACTCGATCTCCGCTGGCGGCTCACGCCTGAAGGCGCCGCGATTGATCCGGATAGTTTACGCCGGAGCCCGGCCCAAGCCACATTGATGCGAACTTTACGGCGGCAACCCGAGCAAGAATTGCCGCCTGCATCGCTCGCTAGCGCGGTATCCTGGCGCCGCGCCTTACGCGCCTTGGTAGCTAAGGGCTGGGTAGCGCAGGAACCCGCATCGCTCGCAACGGTCCGTCCCGCGCCGGCGGCCAAACCACCACCGTTGAACGGCGCGCAGGCTGCTGCCGTCGAGCAACTGTGCGCAGGATTGAGCCGTTTCGGCGTGTTTCTCTTGGACGGTGTGACCGGCAGCGGGAAGACCGAAGTTTATTTGCGCGTTATCGAGGAGGTGCTTCGCCGCGGCAGCCAGGCGCTGGTCTTAGTACCGGAAATAGGATTGACCGAACAAACCCTGTTGCGGTTTCGCGATCGTTTCGCGGCTCCCCTCGCGGTCTTGCACTCAGGGCGGGCGAGCGGCGCCCGGCTGGACGAGTGGCGGCAAGCCGGGGAGGGCAGGGCGCCGATCGTGATCGGAACCCGTTCGGCGGTATGGGCGCCGTTGGCGAGGCCGGGCGTCATCATCGTCGACGAGGAACATGACCTGTCGTTCAAGCAGCAGGAGGGATTCCGCTACTCCGCCCGGGATATCGCGGTCATTCGTGGCCAGCGCGACAACATTCCCGTGATCCTCGGCAGCGCCACACCATCGTTGGAATCGGTGTTCAATGTCCACCGTGGCAAATACCGGCACCTCCGGCTCCGGACGCGGGCAGGGACGGCGACGCCTCCCACGTACGAGGTGGTGGATTTACGCGCTGCGCAAATGCGTGAGGGGTTCTCGGAGCCGCTGCTCACAAGGATGCGCGAGCATCTGGATCGCCGCCAGCAGGTGCTCCTGTTCGTCAATCGGCGCGGCTACGCTCCTCTCATCCTCTGCCACCAATGCGGATGGACGGCGTGGTGTGAGTGCTGTGACGCGCGCTTGATTTACCACCAGACGGCCAACCGGCTTGAATGCCACTTTTGCGGGGCGCTCAGTGAACTGCATGCGGCTTGCAACCGCTGCGGCAGCGGCAATTTGCTGAAACTCGGTTACGGGACCGAACGGGTGGTGGAAGCCGTCAACCGGACGTTTCCCGATGCCCGGGTGCTGCGGATCGACCGCGACATTACCCGCCGTCAAACGGCGTGGCAGGACGCACTACGCCAGATCCGGGACGGTCAGGCCGACGTGCTGGTGGGTACGCAGTTGCTGTCGAAAGGCCATCATTTCCCGGGCGTAACTCTGGTCGCGGTTGTGGATGGCGATAGCCGCCTCTTCGGGGTAGATTTCCGTTCCCACGAACGCTTTGCGCAGCAGCTCATTCAAGTCGCCGGGCGGGCCGGCCGGGCCGATGAACCGGGCACTGTGGTGATCCAGACCCACCACCCGGCGCACCCCTTGTTGCAAGTGCTCGTGGGCCAAGGTTACGGCGCATTCGCCGCCTTGGCGCTCAAGGAGCGGGCGGAGGCGCGGCTGCCGCCGTATCAGGCCATGGCACTCATTCGCGCCGAGTCGGAAAGACCGGAAAAAGTACGAGCCTTCTTGAATGAAGCGCGAGAAATGGCTCTGGATCTCATCGCCAACGAGGCTGAGCTGCTCGGACCGGTGCCGGCGCCGATGGAACGGCTCGCGGGCCGCTACCGCTGGCAATTGGTCTTGCAAACTCGCCATCGTGGTCGTTTGCAACGCTTGCTCGATAAGTGGCTCCCCGGTATTCGTAGATTGCGTGCCGGGCGCGCGGTACGCTGGTCGATCGACGTCGATCCCCAGGAAACGCTTTAA
- a CDS encoding type 4a pilus biogenesis protein PilO — protein MNWSEFKNLDPNNIGNWPAAAKAAVIGFGCVVLLGLGWYFDINDQRLLLEQAEGKEITLKQDLEAKQRKVVNLDALKEQLQDIQQSFGDMLKRLPNKTEVAALLVDISQQGLGAGLEFELFKPGSEQPAEFYVELPINIRVTGSYHQLGQFVSGVADLPRIVTQHDIKIKAKDKGGLIMESIAKTYRYLGEEEEAAQQPQTPNPTATKPSQS, from the coding sequence ATGAATTGGTCGGAATTTAAAAATCTCGATCCCAACAACATCGGCAACTGGCCGGCAGCGGCGAAGGCGGCGGTGATCGGGTTCGGGTGCGTGGTTCTGCTGGGCCTCGGCTGGTACTTTGACATTAACGATCAGCGCCTGCTGCTCGAGCAGGCGGAAGGCAAGGAGATAACCCTCAAGCAGGATCTCGAGGCCAAGCAGAGAAAGGTCGTGAATCTCGATGCCCTCAAGGAGCAACTGCAAGACATCCAACAGTCCTTTGGCGACATGCTAAAGCGCCTGCCGAATAAAACCGAGGTCGCCGCGCTGCTCGTCGACATCTCTCAGCAGGGGCTGGGCGCCGGGCTCGAGTTCGAGCTGTTTAAGCCCGGGTCCGAGCAACCGGCCGAGTTTTATGTCGAGTTACCGATCAATATTCGCGTGACCGGCAGCTATCACCAGCTTGGACAGTTTGTCAGCGGCGTGGCTGATCTACCACGCATCGTCACCCAGCACGATATCAAGATAAAGGCGAAGGATAAGGGCGGTTTGATCATGGAATCGATCGCCAAGACCTACCGTTATCTTGGCGAAGAAGAGGAGGCCGCGCAGCAGCCACAAACTCCGAATCCAACTGCTACGAAACCATCGCAATCATGA
- a CDS encoding penicillin-binding protein 1A → MKISIGTLLFSALALGALLSYLLPRLPSIETLKDIHLQVPLKVYSRDLSLLAEFGETRRAPMQLKDLPQTLINAVLAAEDDRFFRHPGVDWRGILRAAIQLLLTGEKIQGGSTITMQVARNFFLTPEKTYLRKINEILLALKIERELTKKEILELYLNKIYFGHRAYGVAAAAHVYYGLNVQNLGLPELAMIAGLPKAPSKLNPITDLERAVARRNFVLSRMRDLEMISKQDYRVAKRTKDSASFHGQAVEINASHLAEMVRAYMVEHFGKEVYNAGYRVVTTISDRLQAASTRALRRGLLRYDQRHGYRGPEQRHPLSDSVTEAEWTRILQGYSSIGDLRAALVIAATDTSITAFTLDAGLITVDWDGLAWARNYTRAGAGVAKRARDLLTPGDVVRVEAIEKGGFRLAQVPAVEGAFVALDPRDGAILALSGGFDFFQSKFNRVTQARRLAGSGFKPFIYSAALASGYTAASIVNDTPFVSYDPALDRVWRPENYTHNYMGPMRLREALALSRNLVSVRLLQAIGVNKAVNHIKRFGFDKHYLPRNLSLALGTAEVTPLELARGYVAFANGGFRVDPYFIERIENDRGEIIMSRGSVVLCEACDEQAPVVSALTGTAEQGVRAINAQNAWIMTSMMQEVMRTGTARAALSLNRTDIAGKTGTTNDHKDTWFSGFNHQIVATAWVGFDQAKSLGPKETGARVALPIWMEFMQTALAETPDSIAPEPPGLITVRIDRDTGLLTDAGNPRAMFEVFRADNTPSEHDGGPAWDSGAPDAAALPEQLF, encoded by the coding sequence TTGAAGATTTCCATTGGAACCTTGCTGTTTTCCGCGCTCGCGCTGGGTGCATTACTTTCCTACCTGCTACCGCGCCTCCCATCGATAGAGACTTTGAAAGACATCCACTTACAGGTACCGCTCAAGGTCTATTCACGTGATCTATCACTACTGGCCGAGTTTGGCGAAACCCGGCGCGCACCCATGCAACTCAAGGACCTACCCCAGACATTGATCAATGCCGTGCTGGCCGCGGAAGACGATCGTTTTTTCCGGCATCCTGGGGTCGATTGGCGCGGTATCCTGCGGGCCGCGATCCAGTTGCTCTTGACGGGAGAGAAGATCCAAGGTGGTAGCACCATTACCATGCAGGTCGCGCGTAACTTTTTTTTGACGCCTGAAAAGACATATTTACGTAAAATCAATGAGATCCTGCTTGCTTTAAAGATAGAACGTGAACTTACTAAGAAAGAGATCCTAGAGCTGTACCTGAACAAGATTTATTTCGGTCATCGGGCTTATGGCGTCGCCGCCGCCGCTCATGTTTACTATGGCCTGAATGTGCAAAACTTGGGCCTTCCTGAACTTGCGATGATCGCGGGCCTGCCAAAAGCACCGTCGAAGCTCAACCCGATTACCGATTTGGAACGCGCCGTTGCGCGGCGTAATTTCGTCTTAAGCCGTATGCGGGATCTGGAGATGATCTCAAAGCAGGACTATCGCGTCGCGAAGCGCACCAAGGATTCCGCGAGCTTCCATGGGCAAGCGGTCGAGATAAACGCCTCCCATCTAGCAGAGATGGTGCGCGCCTACATGGTGGAGCACTTCGGTAAGGAGGTTTACAACGCCGGCTACCGGGTGGTGACCACGATCAGCGATCGGCTACAGGCCGCGTCCACCCGGGCGCTTCGGCGCGGCTTACTGCGGTATGACCAGCGGCACGGTTATCGTGGCCCCGAGCAGCGGCACCCTTTGTCGGATTCCGTGACCGAGGCGGAATGGACCCGGATTTTACAGGGCTATTCGAGTATCGGGGACTTACGAGCGGCGTTAGTCATCGCCGCGACCGATACGTCGATCACGGCGTTTACCTTGGACGCAGGACTCATCACGGTCGATTGGGACGGGCTCGCCTGGGCGAGGAACTACACGCGCGCGGGCGCGGGGGTGGCGAAACGAGCCCGCGATCTTCTCACGCCGGGGGATGTGGTGCGGGTCGAAGCGATCGAGAAGGGCGGGTTTAGATTGGCTCAGGTGCCGGCGGTTGAAGGCGCTTTCGTGGCGCTCGACCCGCGTGACGGCGCAATCTTGGCGCTTTCGGGCGGATTTGATTTTTTTCAGAGCAAGTTTAACCGGGTGACGCAAGCGCGGCGGTTGGCGGGGTCCGGATTCAAACCGTTTATCTACTCGGCGGCGCTGGCATCTGGATACACGGCGGCAAGCATCGTCAACGATACCCCGTTTGTCTCCTATGACCCGGCGCTCGACCGTGTTTGGCGTCCGGAGAATTACACCCACAACTACATGGGCCCCATGCGTCTGCGCGAAGCGCTGGCACTTTCGCGTAATCTCGTGTCGGTCCGCTTGCTGCAAGCCATCGGCGTCAACAAGGCCGTTAATCACATAAAAAGATTCGGTTTTGACAAGCACTACCTGCCGCGTAACCTCTCCTTGGCCTTAGGCACGGCGGAGGTCACTCCGCTCGAGCTTGCGCGAGGCTACGTCGCGTTCGCGAACGGCGGATTTCGAGTCGATCCATACTTCATCGAGCGTATCGAGAACGACCGGGGCGAGATCATTATGAGCCGCGGATCGGTGGTCCTATGTGAAGCATGCGACGAACAAGCGCCGGTGGTGAGCGCGCTAACGGGGACCGCCGAACAGGGTGTACGCGCCATCAATGCGCAGAATGCCTGGATTATGACCTCGATGATGCAGGAAGTAATGCGGACCGGGACGGCGAGGGCGGCCTTGTCCTTGAATAGAACCGACATCGCGGGGAAGACCGGAACCACCAATGACCATAAGGACACGTGGTTCTCCGGGTTTAACCACCAGATCGTTGCTACGGCTTGGGTAGGATTCGATCAGGCCAAATCGCTCGGCCCGAAGGAAACCGGCGCGCGGGTCGCGCTGCCGATCTGGATGGAGTTTATGCAGACGGCGCTGGCGGAAACGCCGGATTCCATAGCGCCCGAACCCCCGGGTTTGATCACCGTGCGTATCGATCGCGACACCGGGTTACTGACGGACGCCGGCAATCCACGGGCAATGTTTGAAGTCTTCCGCGCGGATAATACTCCCAGCGAGCACGACGGCGGCCCTGCCTGGGACAGCGGCGCTCCCGATGCGGCGGCGCTGCCCGAGCAACTGTTCTAG
- a CDS encoding PilN domain-containing protein has translation MARINLLPWREERRRERKQRFLLNAGIAAACALAAIGLVHVVYQNIIDYQTARNGYLESEIKKLDKTIAEIRDLEKEKQRLIDRMRAIETLQTSRPIIVHIFDELVSTLPEGISLTEITQSSNAITIKGIAESNARVSNFMRNVEASKWVKKPQLNIIETKDEKGRRINNFTLIIEQISAQPESGETGADAKGAKS, from the coding sequence ATGGCACGTATCAACCTCTTACCTTGGCGAGAAGAGCGGCGGCGCGAACGCAAGCAGAGATTTTTGCTCAACGCTGGAATCGCGGCCGCGTGCGCTCTCGCGGCCATCGGACTGGTACATGTCGTTTACCAGAACATCATCGATTACCAAACGGCGCGTAACGGATACTTGGAAAGCGAGATCAAGAAACTCGACAAGACCATTGCCGAGATCCGCGATCTGGAAAAGGAAAAACAGCGGCTCATTGATCGCATGCGGGCCATTGAGACCTTGCAAACGAGCCGCCCGATCATCGTGCATATCTTCGATGAGCTGGTCAGTACGCTACCGGAAGGAATATCGCTGACGGAAATCACCCAGTCGAGCAACGCGATCACGATCAAGGGGATTGCGGAATCGAACGCGCGGGTATCGAACTTCATGCGCAACGTCGAGGCCTCCAAGTGGGTTAAAAAGCCTCAGCTCAACATCATCGAAACCAAGGATGAAAAGGGGCGGCGCATTAACAACTTTACACTGATCATCGAACAAATAAGCGCGCAGCCGGAGTCCGGTGAAACAGGGGCGGATGCCAAGGGGGCAAAGTCATGA